From the Inediibacterium massiliense genome, the window GATCAATGAGTACTTTTCCTTCTTTTTTAGAAATAGCTCCTACAGGACAACTTCTTATACAAATTCCACATTTCCTACATAAATTTTCTTCAATATGATAAGAAAGTAGGGCACTACATTTGTGAGCAGGACATGTTTTTTCATAAATATGCTTTTCGTATTCATCTCTAAAATATTTAAGAGTGGTAAGGACTGGATTAGGAGCAGTCTGACCTAGTCCACATAAGGCGCCTTCTTTGATTTGTACTGCCAAATCTTCTAAAAGTTTGATATCTCCATCTTTCCCTTTACCATCACAAATTCTATTTAAAATTTCTAACATTCGCTTTGTGCCAATTCTACAATGAATACATTTTCCACAAGATTCTTTACAAGTAAAATCTAAAAAGAAACGAGCCATATCTACCATACAAGTAGTTTCATCCATAACTACCATTCCACCAGAGCCCATGATGGCTCCTGTAGCAGTGATAGATTCATAATCCACAGAGGTATCTACTAAAGATGAAGGAATACATCCACCAGATGGTCCTCCCATTTGAACAGCTTTTAATTTTTTATCATCTTTAATGCCTCCGCCAATGTCAAATATAATTTTACGAAGGGGCATTCCCATAGGGACTTCTACAAGTCCTCCTTTTTTAATTTTACCTGTTAAAGCAAATACTTTGGTTCCTTTGCTTTTTTGTGTTCCCATAGAGGCAAAGGCTTCTCCTCCCTTTTGCAAAATCCATGCTACATTTGCAAAGGTTTCTACATTATTAATATTTGTAGGATGAGCTAGATACCCTTTTTCAGCAGGGAATGGGGGTTTTAGTCTTGGCATACCACGTTCACCTTCTAAAGATGCAATCAGAGCTGTTTCTTCTCCACATACAAAAGCACCAGCACCAGCTTTGATTCTTATATCAAAATCAAAATGACTATCAAATAAATTTTTACCTAAAAATCCTTTTTCGTGAGCTTGTATAATGGCTTTCTTCAGTCTTTGAATAGCTAGGGGATATTCAGCACGAACATATACAATTCCTTCATTGGCTCCCATAGCGAAGCCACCAATCATCATTCCTTCAATTAATGTATGAGGATCTCCTTCTAAAACACTTCGATCCATAAAAGCTCCTGGATCACCTTCATCAGCATTACATACAATATATTTGGGAGAACCTGTAGATTTTTTGGCTGCATTCCATTTAAACCAAGTGGGAAAGCCAGCTCCACCTCTTCCTCTTAGGCCAGATATTTTTATTTCTTCAATGACTTTATCAGGTCCTTTATCTAAGATACATTTTTTTATAGCTTCATAACCGCCAATAGATATATACTCTTCAATAGATTCAGGATTTATGATTCCACAATTTCTTAGAGCAATTCTTTTTTGTTCATGTAAGATATTTAAATCTTCTTCTGAAATCATATAATTTGTAGATTTTTTATGGATCATAGCATTTGATAATATTTCATCAATCATTTGAGGAGATACTTTTACATAAGTAGTTACATCATCTTTATCATATACATCTATAATTGGTTCAAGATGACACATACCAATACATCCTGCAATCTGTAAGTCTATATCTAAGTTTTTTTTATGTATTTCATTTTCTAATGTTTCATATACTTTTTTAGCACCAGCTGCCAAACCACAGCTTCCATAGCCCACAACGATTTTCATGTCTTATACCTCCTTACGTTCCTTTTCTTTGATTTCTTTTATGATTTTTTTGGCTTCTTCAGGAGTTAATTTTCCATAAGTAGTATCATTGATCATCATTACTGGAGAGAGACTGCAACAACCAAGACAAGCAACATTATTTAAAGTAAAAAGTCCATCTTCTGTAGTTTGTCCCTCAACGATTCCTAATTCATCACAAACGGCTTCTTCAATAAGCTTTGCACCATTTACATGACAGGCAGTTCCTTGACAAAGCATAATAAGATATTTTCCTATAGGATGAAGACGAAATTGGGTATAAAAGGTTGCTACACCATGTACTTTAGATGCTTTGATATGAGTTTTTTGGGCAATATAGTCAAGAAGCTCTAAGGGAAGATAACCATATAATCCTTGAGCTTCTTGCAAGATAGAAATTAAGTTTGTGGAATTTTTTTGATAATTTTCTAAAAATTGATCTAGAATTTGGAAGTCTTTACATTTCATTTTTTACACTCCCTTTATATAAAGTTAATTTCAAACTATAAAATATAAGAATTTTTTCAACTTCATTATAACATGAGCATAACTGAAAGTAAATTGAACATAAAAAATATTCAGAAATAAATGAAAAAACGATAAAAAAACAAATATGTAGACAAAAATTTACCTGAATTGAATATTTTTGATAAGATATAGAATAAGAAATAAACAATTAATATAAATATACAGCTTACGATTCTAATTTATGCAAACTTATTGAATAAATAGGAGGAATGGATATGGAAATTTTTAAAGATTGTTGTGCGATTGCAGTTGTGAAGGATGAAAAAATATTACTGGGATTTAGAAAAGATGGACAGGGATGGAGTATGGCAGGAGGGAAATTAGAAAAAGGAGAAAATTATGAAATGGCAGCAAGGAGAGAATTAAAAGAAGAATTTAATTTAGTTGCCCATGAACTTGATGAATTAGGACATATAGAGTCAAGGGCTTATGTAAGGGGAGAAGAAAAAAGAGTCAGTCCTAAGGTTTTTTTATGTAAAAATTTTAGTGGGGATGAAAAACCTCAAGATGATGAAATGAAAGAATTAAGATGGTTTTCTTTACAGGAATTAAAAGAGCTTTCATTATTTTTACCTAGTAAAGAAGTAATAAACCAATATAAAAAAAGTATATTTAGTTTATGATAAATAGAGAACAACCTCTTGATTTTTTCAAGAGGTTGTTCAAATTTTATTTTTGTTTATAATCAAATTTTTGAACAGCTAGTTCTAAGTTTTGAATATTTTCTTCTAAATCTTGTATAGTTTTTACCATACTTTCCATAGAAGCTGTTTGTTCTTCAGTGGAGGCTGCCACTTCTTCTGTATTGGCAGAAAATTGCTCTGTAATACTTCTTACATCTTCTATACTTTTGGTAATGATTTGAGATTTTTCGTTCACAAGGATTACTTTTTCATTTGCTGTATATAAACTATTATTTGTCATTTGGAATCCTTCTATGATATTTTTAAATGACTGTAATACTTCTTCTAAAACAAATTTTCCAGCTTCAGCTTCTTGATTTCCTTCACCAATAGAGGTTAATGCTTTTTTTGTATGATCTTGAATATTAAGAATCAAGTTTTTAATGTGATCTGCTGAATTCATAGATTCTTCAGCTAATTTTCTTATTTCTTCAGCTACTACTGCAAATCCACGGCCTGCTTCTCCCGCTCTTGCAGCTTCAATAGAGGCATTAAGGGCAAGCAAATTTGTTTGATTGGCAATTTCATTGATCATATCTACAATATCTCCTATTTTTGTAGAAGTGAGTTCAAGTTCATTGATCACTTGAGAAGATGAATAGACACGATCTTTTATTTTATCCATTTGAGTAGCTAAATTGTCTATTTTTTCTTCTCCAATAGATATGACTTTGTTTGTTTCGTCTGAATATCCTACCACTTTTGATATTTCAGAGTGTACATCTTCTATATGAGTCATTACATTTTGAATATTGATCGATGCTTCGTTCATAGATAGAGCTTGTTGTTCTGCTCCTTCGGCAATATTTTGTGTAGCACTAGCGATTTGTTCTGAAACATCTTCAACCTGTAAGGATATATTAACTAATTCTTTTGTATCAGATAATGAAGTAGATGAAATATCTTTTATTTTCTGTATCATTTCTCTTAAACTATCTATCATGTGATTAAAGCTATTTCCTAACAATCCAATTTCATCATTTGTAATAATGTTTACTTTTTCATTAAGATCTCCATCTGAAGTTTTTTCAGCAAGAGAAGATAGATCTCTTAGTGGAGAAATGATTTTTCGAATGATGAGTAATAATAAAGCTCCTGCTATTAAGAAAGATACACATCCTAACAAAATAGATATTGTAAGAATATGATCTTTTGCATTGTTAAGATTTTCTAAAGAAAGACCTACATCTACAGCACCTATATGCTGTCCATTTTCGTATATTGGAATGAGTACATCATAAGCTAAAACTCCTGGTTTATATTGAAAAACATTACTATGAGGTTTTCCATCTATTGCAGCAGTTTTGCTTCCTATATCATCTACTTTAGATCCAATCTTTTTCTGATCTGTATGAGCTACGATTTTTAAATTTTTATCTATGAATAAAGTATATAATATATTTTTATTTTCACTTAAATCTTCAATAATTTTTTGTTTACCAAGCTTTGATTTTAATTCATTGACTTTGTTTGCGTCTATACCTATCTGTATGATTCTATTAGGACTTAAAGCAACTGCTCCTAATTTTAAAAACAATCCCTTTTGATTTTTGCTTTCTCGAATGGGTTCCATTATTTCTCCAGTACCACTTTCAAATAAAGGGGCCATAGGATGATCTGGAGGGCAGACACTACCTATACGATCTAAAAGATTAGAATAAATAACTTTATTATTTTCATCAAATATTTGAATGGTAAAAAGATCTAATTCTTGAGATAGTTGTTGTAGATACTCATTTGATATATTTGGATTTTTCCCAATTAAATATGCGCAGGTTCTAATTTTTTCTTCTAATGATTTTTCTACGTACTTTTCAGCTATTTGACTGTTTTCTACCTCTTTGGCTATTTTTTGTGCTAATATCATACCATCTACTTCTAATTGATTTTCCATTTCATTATTTACAATATGTAAAGAGATAGATGTCATTATAAAAACTACAATGAATAAAATAGATAAAGACAAACTTGCAATTTTAAATTTCACAGATAAATTTATTTTTTTCAATATAAATGCCTCCTTTTGTAGTTTTATACGATGATAAAGAAATGTAAGTTCCCAATCGCCATGAGAATTTATTGATTTTTGTTTATGATTATAGATATATAAAGTTTGGAAAAAAGACTATATAAGTAGTTTCTTTAAGTATCATGATCATAGCACATATAAGGATTTAACCTCCTTTGCCAGGTATTTTACACATTCATTATAGTATATTTTTCCAAAAATATTTGATTTTTAAATGAGGATGAAAGTGAATTTTAATAAAAATGAAGTAAAAAATATATCAATGAAATAAGTGAAATAAAACTGAAAATTCAATATGATGAAATAGTTAGAAAAATGTCAATATATTAATAGAATTGTCTAAAATTTAGGAAAACTGTTATGGACAATGAAAATTTACTATGTTACTATGAAAATATAAAAAAGCCTTTCTTTGAAAGATTTATATTATGGAGGTGTTTTCATGTACAAAGTTGATCTAAATAGTGATTTGGGAGAAAGTTTTGGAAATTATAAGATTGGGTTAGATGAAGAGGTCATTCAATATGTAACTTCTGTAAATATTGCCTGTGGATGGCATGGAGGAGACCCCCTTGTAATGGAGAAAACTGTTGAAATGGCTAAAAAAAGAAATGTATCCATTGGAGCACATCCAGGATATCCTGATTTGATAGGATTTGGAAGAAGGAATATGACGGTAAGTCCTAAAGAGGTAAAAGCATATGTAAAATATCAATTAGGAGCTTTATTAGGTTTTGCAAAAAAAATCCAACATGTTAAACCTCATGGGGCTATGTATAATATGGCAGCAAAAGATTATGCACTAGCAAAAGCTATAGCAGAGGCTATTTATGAAGTGGATGAGGATATTATTTTAATGGGACTTGCAAATAGTGCTCTCATAAAAGCAGGAGAAGAAGTGGGAATAAAAGTAGCTCATGAAGTATTTGCAGACAGAGCGTATAATGTGGATGGTACATTAGTTTCTAGAAATTTAGAAGGAGCAGTTATTCATGATCCAGATGTAGCCATTCAAAGAGTGATAAAGATGGTTAGGGAAGGAAAAGTTATGGCTATTAGTGGAGAAGAAATAAATATTCAAGCTGATTCTATTTGCGTTCATGGAGATAATCCAAAGGCAGTTTCGTTTGTGAAACAAATTAGAGAAAAGTTAGAAGAAGAAGGTGTAGAAGTTACTGCTATTTCAAATTTTATTGAATAGGGGGAAATAGTATGAAAGCTACAAACAAAAATACAAAAGTACATAAAGTTAACAATCTAAAAGCCTTATTAGGAGCTGCTTTTATTATGGCAACATCAGCTATTGGGCCAGGATTTTTAACACAAACTGCAACGTTTACAGAACAATTTGCTGCAAGTTTTGGTTTTGTGATTTTAGTATCTATTATATTAGATATTGGGGCTCAGGTAAATGTCTGGAGAATTATAGGTGTATCTGGTATGAGAGGTCAAGATATTGCTAATAAGGTAGTACCAGGTCTTGGATATATAGTGGCTGTTTTAGTAGCATTAGGGGGTCTAGCTTTTAATATTGGTAATATTGGAGGAGCGGCCTTAGGGTTCAATGTAATTTTAGGAATAGATGTAAAAATAGCAGCTATTATATGTGGGGTGGTAGGAAGTATTATTTTTCTATCTAAAGATGCAGGACCTGTAGTAGATAAATTCACAAAAATTCTTGGCGGTTTAATGATTGTACTTGTTGCATATGTAGCTTTTGTAACCAATCCTCCTATGGGAGAAGCTTTATATAGAAGTATTGCACCTGAAAATGCAAAATCTCTTGTTTTTCCAACGATCACTCTTTTAGGTGGAACAGTAG encodes:
- the nuoF gene encoding NADH-quinone oxidoreductase subunit NuoF; the protein is MKIVVGYGSCGLAAGAKKVYETLENEIHKKNLDIDLQIAGCIGMCHLEPIIDVYDKDDVTTYVKVSPQMIDEILSNAMIHKKSTNYMISEEDLNILHEQKRIALRNCGIINPESIEEYISIGGYEAIKKCILDKGPDKVIEEIKISGLRGRGGAGFPTWFKWNAAKKSTGSPKYIVCNADEGDPGAFMDRSVLEGDPHTLIEGMMIGGFAMGANEGIVYVRAEYPLAIQRLKKAIIQAHEKGFLGKNLFDSHFDFDIRIKAGAGAFVCGEETALIASLEGERGMPRLKPPFPAEKGYLAHPTNINNVETFANVAWILQKGGEAFASMGTQKSKGTKVFALTGKIKKGGLVEVPMGMPLRKIIFDIGGGIKDDKKLKAVQMGGPSGGCIPSSLVDTSVDYESITATGAIMGSGGMVVMDETTCMVDMARFFLDFTCKESCGKCIHCRIGTKRMLEILNRICDGKGKDGDIKLLEDLAVQIKEGALCGLGQTAPNPVLTTLKYFRDEYEKHIYEKTCPAHKCSALLSYHIEENLCRKCGICIRSCPVGAISKKEGKVLIDPQKCIKCGKCHSVCPFHAIDRK
- a CDS encoding NUDIX domain-containing protein; its protein translation is MEIFKDCCAIAVVKDEKILLGFRKDGQGWSMAGGKLEKGENYEMAARRELKEEFNLVAHELDELGHIESRAYVRGEEKRVSPKVFLCKNFSGDEKPQDDEMKELRWFSLQELKELSLFLPSKEVINQYKKSIFSL
- the nuoE gene encoding NADH-quinone oxidoreductase subunit NuoE, whose amino-acid sequence is MKCKDFQILDQFLENYQKNSTNLISILQEAQGLYGYLPLELLDYIAQKTHIKASKVHGVATFYTQFRLHPIGKYLIMLCQGTACHVNGAKLIEEAVCDELGIVEGQTTEDGLFTLNNVACLGCCSLSPVMMINDTTYGKLTPEEAKKIIKEIKEKERKEV
- a CDS encoding NRAMP family divalent metal transporter, which encodes MKATNKNTKVHKVNNLKALLGAAFIMATSAIGPGFLTQTATFTEQFAASFGFVILVSIILDIGAQVNVWRIIGVSGMRGQDIANKVVPGLGYIVAVLVALGGLAFNIGNIGGAALGFNVILGIDVKIAAIICGVVGSIIFLSKDAGPVVDKFTKILGGLMIVLVAYVAFVTNPPMGEALYRSIAPENAKSLVFPTITLLGGTVGGYITFAGGHRLIDAKITGEENLGEITKGSVMGIVIASIMRVFLFLAVLGVVAKGVQLDPSNPAASAFQHGAGMIGYKFFGIVLLSAGITSVVGAAYTSVSFLKTLHPSIEKNEKYWIIGFIVASTVIMAVLGKPAKLLILAGSLNGLILPITIGVILLASKRKDIVGEYKHPTWLLIFGIIIVFIAGYVGIGALQNMQMLLH
- a CDS encoding methyl-accepting chemotaxis protein; its protein translation is MKKINLSVKFKIASLSLSILFIVVFIMTSISLHIVNNEMENQLEVDGMILAQKIAKEVENSQIAEKYVEKSLEEKIRTCAYLIGKNPNISNEYLQQLSQELDLFTIQIFDENNKVIYSNLLDRIGSVCPPDHPMAPLFESGTGEIMEPIRESKNQKGLFLKLGAVALSPNRIIQIGIDANKVNELKSKLGKQKIIEDLSENKNILYTLFIDKNLKIVAHTDQKKIGSKVDDIGSKTAAIDGKPHSNVFQYKPGVLAYDVLIPIYENGQHIGAVDVGLSLENLNNAKDHILTISILLGCVSFLIAGALLLLIIRKIISPLRDLSSLAEKTSDGDLNEKVNIITNDEIGLLGNSFNHMIDSLREMIQKIKDISSTSLSDTKELVNISLQVEDVSEQIASATQNIAEGAEQQALSMNEASINIQNVMTHIEDVHSEISKVVGYSDETNKVISIGEEKIDNLATQMDKIKDRVYSSSQVINELELTSTKIGDIVDMINEIANQTNLLALNASIEAARAGEAGRGFAVVAEEIRKLAEESMNSADHIKNLILNIQDHTKKALTSIGEGNQEAEAGKFVLEEVLQSFKNIIEGFQMTNNSLYTANEKVILVNEKSQIITKSIEDVRSITEQFSANTEEVAASTEEQTASMESMVKTIQDLEENIQNLELAVQKFDYKQK
- a CDS encoding LamB/YcsF family protein — encoded protein: MYKVDLNSDLGESFGNYKIGLDEEVIQYVTSVNIACGWHGGDPLVMEKTVEMAKKRNVSIGAHPGYPDLIGFGRRNMTVSPKEVKAYVKYQLGALLGFAKKIQHVKPHGAMYNMAAKDYALAKAIAEAIYEVDEDIILMGLANSALIKAGEEVGIKVAHEVFADRAYNVDGTLVSRNLEGAVIHDPDVAIQRVIKMVREGKVMAISGEEINIQADSICVHGDNPKAVSFVKQIREKLEEEGVEVTAISNFIE